A region of Bacteroidota bacterium DNA encodes the following proteins:
- a CDS encoding T9SS type A sorting domain-containing protein — MKKYLQKLHVVNYVRYCWIFLFVLGLWPNAGRSQMNYWVLPPNVVNFTGGSPSASSIPGATSTQYVAANGAYDNNGNLLFYVKAEQTDMKLFSSTGSLVGSLNALPYTCNVPNSTSDRPNREITIIPRFGYCNQHYVIWSAANVNLAGTSLGYAIINTSGATSIVQQSTMIKCTGDNYGSLAVSKLISGTRYLLFLSQGSLFRFTITGGGFTNETLIANSGTIPTLNAVSDELEISPDQNSISWVKTQTGDVYVASVNLATPSISNVRTYTSAAVAQGIEFDNTSSRIFSSCSIGLYYRDISLGSGAMTSIASSSSYNKTQLEMGKNNLIYAVNSSGSLGAITTSGTPSVAGAGLGITLYSNSGHAITYPINDPSYTLPDQIDGENYNWFFTTPSVTITQNGILCAGSTTTLTANPAPSGIPVTYNWSTGATTQVATISVGGTHTVTVTDQNGCSASANISVTQQPKPIIAALTSEETNRCTQQGNILLSAVPGAGNQATFQSYLWASSPITSVNGAITQSVNAPPHTQSTIYTVTVTSNFNCTASQTVTINWLQNCCNGTTVTKPVSCGGGTVNLTYYNVNLSKIYQDICGTGNVLDLNTIAGTDKKIAINGNLTVDGTYTIKNCTYTSTVFNNSGGIRFASNSSLIIPTGSSLTIDNCYLLACSNNMWNGIRVAINATLITQNNTVIADALAGVSGLVTGGLFGLGTVTLQPTTKFYRNRVGFDISFGAATRHRVNGCEFKYDAANALMNFMLAPDNGKRPSVGVGVYNSSGSYWQIPDVIFGTANTFDGINCGIYASESNVRVNANTFNNIRNYNNVTYGGRAIHCNSAFLSLYGNSVWVQTNSDLGASAFNNCDYGVYVNFANAVVQNNKMASIKNGIYASNCPFHNLDFNYNNIGLNGSPADFGITFNNVLGAAGIPKAVSNTIYLNEPYMDPNTFLFVIPAGIVHTESSNAVVNCNGGTRDCRPLIELNNIYNGVYGVYVNNAYGTRITNNNINLTNAVVTSQTKACIYLSGANMPLVTVNTLTGNGNVYDENPLVFSSHQRRTGIRLSNSTAEICNNTMNSIGYGAEFIAGCNGTQFKRNILGASRYGVVLKNNGATGGIIGQQGAANLTHGNNFTGPFNNTPSAFRTYCFNSDGSQSPFRVISPIASQQPEPNGATSGYNPIIKLQSSTSTAWSCSVQWKSLRINQGDLYSKDIAEGKADEYMELGFEESGSWLTERDLFNRLDEDHSLLQSKDLYQEFYAAKSEQSIGQIKAYDMAVYQLTNPALVKDSLSFEAHWEEAVSKNNAIAASIQPEQNRKTVNDIYLHTVARGITSFSAEQEEILFRLASQCPYSDGDAVYMARSLYNIVNHSALFDDDKICNATATYKMEQAKKSTQSELSIRVSPNPASDKVDIVIKGSKEDLRMMVYNNLGEIVGNAVVNHYVEFDVSNFTNGVYQVCFISPNGTVSSSRLVVAK, encoded by the coding sequence ATGAAAAAGTATTTACAAAAACTCCATGTTGTTAATTACGTTAGGTATTGTTGGATTTTTCTGTTTGTGTTAGGGTTATGGCCAAATGCAGGGCGAAGTCAGATGAATTATTGGGTTCTTCCGCCTAATGTGGTAAACTTTACCGGTGGAAGTCCGTCAGCATCCTCTATTCCGGGGGCTACTTCTACTCAATATGTTGCTGCTAATGGTGCATATGACAATAACGGAAATTTGCTTTTTTATGTAAAAGCGGAACAAACGGATATGAAGTTATTTAGTAGCACAGGTAGCTTGGTTGGGTCGCTGAACGCCCTACCATATACCTGCAACGTACCCAATTCTACATCAGACAGACCTAATAGGGAAATAACTATTATTCCTCGTTTTGGTTATTGTAACCAACATTATGTGATTTGGTCTGCCGCAAATGTTAATTTGGCAGGAACATCATTGGGATATGCGATTATCAATACTTCCGGAGCCACTTCGATTGTACAGCAATCTACCATGATCAAATGCACCGGAGATAATTATGGCTCCTTAGCGGTTAGTAAACTTATTTCGGGGACGAGGTACTTATTGTTTCTGAGTCAGGGTTCTTTGTTTAGATTTACTATCACCGGAGGTGGTTTTACCAACGAAACGCTAATTGCTAATAGTGGCACTATTCCCACTTTAAACGCCGTAAGTGATGAACTTGAAATATCTCCGGATCAAAATTCTATTTCCTGGGTAAAAACCCAGACCGGTGACGTATATGTGGCAAGCGTTAACCTTGCTACACCATCTATTAGTAATGTCAGAACCTATACTAGCGCTGCTGTGGCGCAGGGAATCGAATTTGACAACACATCTTCCAGAATATTTTCTTCCTGTTCAATCGGTCTTTATTATCGAGACATAAGTCTTGGCAGTGGCGCTATGACATCTATTGCTTCCAGTTCAAGCTATAATAAAACGCAATTAGAAATGGGTAAAAACAACCTGATCTATGCAGTTAATTCTTCCGGCTCGTTAGGGGCAATTACCACAAGCGGTACCCCAAGTGTGGCTGGGGCTGGTTTAGGAATTACTCTGTACAGCAACAGCGGCCATGCTATTACCTATCCAATTAACGATCCGAGTTATACGCTACCCGACCAGATTGATGGTGAAAATTATAACTGGTTTTTCACTACACCCTCTGTCACTATTACGCAAAACGGGATTCTTTGTGCAGGAAGCACCACCACTTTAACAGCAAACCCTGCCCCTTCCGGCATACCAGTGACATATAATTGGAGTACAGGAGCCACCACCCAGGTAGCAACTATTAGCGTAGGCGGTACGCATACGGTAACGGTTACTGACCAAAACGGGTGCAGCGCTTCGGCAAACATTTCTGTAACTCAGCAGCCCAAGCCAATCATCGCGGCGCTGACAAGTGAGGAAACTAATAGATGTACTCAGCAAGGTAATATATTGCTATCCGCAGTTCCCGGAGCAGGTAATCAGGCAACCTTTCAAAGCTATCTTTGGGCTTCAAGCCCCATAACCTCTGTAAATGGTGCGATCACTCAGAGTGTAAATGCACCACCCCATACACAATCTACTATTTATACTGTTACCGTAACCAGCAACTTTAATTGTACCGCCTCACAAACTGTCACTATCAACTGGCTACAAAACTGTTGTAATGGCACAACAGTAACGAAACCTGTTTCCTGCGGAGGGGGTACGGTCAATTTAACTTATTACAATGTCAACCTCTCCAAAATTTATCAGGATATTTGTGGTACGGGGAATGTGCTGGACCTTAACACCATCGCTGGTACTGATAAAAAAATCGCCATAAACGGTAACCTGACTGTGGATGGAACCTATACTATCAAAAACTGCACTTATACTTCTACCGTCTTTAATAACTCCGGGGGCATCCGGTTTGCCTCAAATTCCAGCCTTATTATACCAACAGGAAGTTCTCTGACTATTGACAACTGCTACTTGCTTGCATGCTCCAACAACATGTGGAATGGAATCAGGGTGGCTATAAACGCTACCCTGATTACGCAAAACAATACCGTAATAGCCGATGCACTTGCCGGAGTGAGCGGTTTGGTTACTGGCGGGCTTTTTGGACTTGGAACAGTCACGCTTCAACCTACCACGAAATTTTATCGGAACAGAGTTGGCTTTGACATCTCTTTCGGTGCGGCGACCCGCCACCGGGTAAATGGCTGTGAGTTTAAATATGACGCAGCCAATGCGCTGATGAACTTTATGTTAGCTCCGGATAATGGTAAGCGACCTTCGGTCGGGGTGGGGGTTTATAACAGCAGCGGCAGCTACTGGCAAATTCCTGACGTGATTTTTGGCACGGCAAATACTTTTGATGGCATCAACTGCGGAATCTATGCCTCGGAAAGTAATGTCAGGGTTAATGCCAACACTTTTAACAACATCCGTAATTACAATAATGTTACATATGGCGGAAGAGCCATTCATTGTAACAGCGCCTTTTTATCATTGTATGGAAACAGTGTTTGGGTGCAGACGAATTCCGACCTCGGTGCGTCGGCATTTAATAACTGCGATTATGGTGTTTATGTAAACTTTGCTAATGCGGTTGTTCAAAATAATAAAATGGCTTCGATTAAAAACGGTATTTACGCCAGCAACTGCCCATTTCACAATCTGGATTTCAACTATAATAATATTGGTCTGAATGGTAGTCCTGCAGATTTCGGAATTACTTTTAATAATGTGCTTGGAGCCGCCGGAATACCAAAGGCCGTAAGTAACACGATCTACCTAAACGAACCTTACATGGACCCCAATACTTTTTTGTTTGTAATTCCTGCCGGAATTGTGCATACAGAAAGCAGTAATGCTGTGGTAAATTGTAACGGCGGAACCCGCGACTGCCGTCCGCTAATTGAACTAAACAATATTTATAATGGAGTCTATGGAGTTTATGTAAACAATGCTTATGGCACCCGCATTACCAACAATAATATTAACCTTACTAACGCCGTAGTCACCTCTCAAACCAAGGCTTGCATCTACCTCAGTGGGGCCAATATGCCGCTGGTAACAGTCAATACACTGACTGGAAATGGAAACGTTTATGATGAAAATCCTTTAGTATTTTCATCCCACCAAAGAAGAACCGGCATCCGGCTGAGCAACAGCACCGCCGAAATATGCAATAACACCATGAACTCTATTGGCTATGGCGCAGAATTTATTGCCGGCTGCAACGGTACCCAGTTTAAGCGAAACATCCTGGGTGCCAGCAGGTACGGAGTGGTGCTCAAAAATAACGGAGCAACCGGTGGAATTATAGGACAACAGGGCGCTGCAAATCTCACCCATGGCAACAACTTTACCGGACCTTTTAATAATACTCCTTCTGCCTTCCGTACTTACTGCTTTAACTCAGATGGCTCGCAATCTCCATTTAGAGTGATTTCGCCAATTGCCAGCCAGCAACCCGAACCAAATGGTGCTACATCTGGATATAACCCCATTATAAAATTACAATCATCTACTTCTACAGCTTGGTCTTGCAGTGTTCAATGGAAAAGTTTAAGGATCAACCAGGGTGACTTATACAGCAAGGATATCGCAGAAGGTAAAGCAGATGAATATATGGAGTTGGGATTTGAGGAAAGCGGAAGCTGGCTGACGGAGCGGGATCTATTCAATCGTTTGGATGAAGATCATTCTCTGCTGCAAAGTAAGGATTTGTATCAGGAGTTTTATGCTGCCAAATCCGAACAAAGCATTGGCCAGATTAAGGCGTATGACATGGCTGTTTATCAATTGACCAATCCTGCTCTCGTGAAAGACAGTCTTTCTTTTGAAGCACATTGGGAAGAGGCTGTATCGAAAAATAATGCCATCGCCGCCAGCATCCAGCCGGAACAAAACCGGAAAACGGTAAACGATATTTACCTGCATACGGTAGCCCGCGGCATCACTTCGTTTTCGGCCGAACAAGAGGAAATATTATTCCGCTTAGCGTCACAATGTCCTTATTCCGATGGTGATGCTGTTTATATGGCCCGTTCTCTTTACAATATAGTCAATCACTCAGCGTTATTTGACGACGACAAAATTTGCAACGCAACAGCAACCTATAAAATGGAGCAGGCAAAGAAATCAACGCAAAGCGAATTGTCAATCAGGGTAAGCCCCAATCCTGCCAGTGACAAGGTAGATATTGTAATAAAAGGCAGCAAGGAGGATTTGAGGATGATGGTCTATAATAATCTCGGTGAAATCGTAGGGAATGCTGTTGTCAATCACTATGTCGAGTTTGATGTGAGCAATTTTACCAATGGAGTTTATCAGGTTTGTTTTATCTCTCCTAATGGAACAGTTTCTTCAAGCCGCTTAGTTGTTGCAAAATGA
- a CDS encoding T9SS type A sorting domain-containing protein, whose translation MRRVLVAAWLNLCLAMQLFSQDYGIQWVQGDVPVSIMDFRNDTVQFHFITDSPNVAMFIGTANICNKQGEFLFFTNGIYVRDRYGNMMPNGDSLCYSEQWYTAFNNVYQTIYPNGLPSAQSVMILPKPGNDNLYYIFHYLTTDTSYLLKNMVQTAPLVLYYSLVGMNENFGLGAVIEKNVRLPIYQPMCSSRMTAVKHGNGRDWWLVRHGDRDNTYIKFLITPNEIDGPYFQKIGPSYNRDNLAIDYYGASVFSLAGDKMASSNFWGPIVVLDFDRCNGEFSNPITINNMLEDTTWYGAAYTTLSPNGRFLYANNVYGLNQYDLWSSNINDSVRLYTRDSTDPYWLSAMQLAPNGKIYIAKWNGGSYALHVINKPDEYGWACDFEFNGQQCITANTVNLPNMVNYKLGTLVGSACDTIINSVSGLSGDKFKVSISPNPASDKVDIVIKGSKEDLRMMVYNNLGEIVGNAVVNHYVEFDVSNFTNGVYQVCFISPNGTVSSSRLVVAK comes from the coding sequence ATGAGACGGGTATTAGTAGCTGCATGGCTAAATCTTTGTTTAGCCATGCAACTTTTTTCTCAGGACTATGGCATTCAATGGGTGCAAGGCGATGTACCAGTATCTATCATGGACTTTAGAAACGATACCGTTCAATTCCATTTTATTACCGACTCCCCCAATGTTGCTATGTTTATCGGAACTGCCAACATTTGCAATAAGCAAGGTGAGTTTTTGTTCTTCACCAATGGTATCTATGTAAGAGATAGATATGGCAATATGATGCCCAACGGTGATTCACTATGTTATAGCGAACAATGGTACACTGCTTTTAATAACGTTTACCAAACCATTTATCCCAACGGTTTACCGAGTGCGCAAAGTGTAATGATTTTACCCAAGCCCGGAAATGACAATCTATATTACATCTTTCATTACTTAACCACGGATACTTCTTACTTATTAAAAAATATGGTGCAGACCGCTCCATTGGTTCTCTACTATAGCTTGGTGGGTATGAATGAAAACTTTGGATTGGGTGCCGTGATTGAAAAAAATGTCCGCCTCCCTATTTATCAGCCCATGTGTTCCTCTCGTATGACCGCTGTAAAGCATGGCAATGGAAGGGACTGGTGGTTAGTACGCCACGGAGACCGTGATAACACTTATATTAAGTTTCTGATTACTCCTAATGAGATAGATGGCCCTTATTTTCAAAAAATCGGTCCTTCCTATAATCGTGATAATCTTGCAATAGATTATTACGGGGCTTCTGTATTTTCTTTGGCCGGTGATAAAATGGCTTCTTCCAATTTTTGGGGGCCAATAGTCGTATTGGATTTTGACCGCTGCAATGGTGAGTTCAGCAATCCTATAACCATCAACAACATGTTGGAAGATACTACCTGGTATGGTGCTGCATATACAACTTTGAGCCCCAATGGCAGATTTTTATATGCCAATAATGTCTATGGACTGAATCAATATGACTTGTGGTCTTCTAATATTAATGATTCGGTTCGGCTATATACAAGAGACTCAACCGACCCCTATTGGCTGAGCGCGATGCAATTAGCCCCTAATGGCAAAATCTATATCGCTAAATGGAACGGGGGTTCTTACGCTCTACACGTCATCAACAAACCGGATGAATATGGGTGGGCTTGTGATTTTGAGTTCAATGGGCAACAATGTATAACAGCTAACACGGTAAATCTTCCTAATATGGTTAATTACAAACTGGGTACTTTAGTAGGTAGCGCTTGTGATACCATTATCAATAGTGTTAGTGGTTTGTCTGGCGATAAATTCAAAGTAAGCATCAGTCCAAACCCTGCCAGCGACAAGGTAGATATTGTAATAAAAGGCAGCAAGGAGGATTTGAGGATGATGGTCTATAATAATCTCGGTGAAATCGTAGGGAATGCTGTTGTCAATCACTATGTCGAGTTTGATGTGAGCAATTTTACCAATGGAGTTTATCAGGTTTGTTTTATCTCTCCTAATGGAACAGTTTCTTCAAGCCGCTTAGTTGTTGCAAAATGA